In Acidobacteriota bacterium, a genomic segment contains:
- a CDS encoding phenylacetate--CoA ligase family protein — protein sequence MARLTDQTLQPKARAIPKTGMTRLPEQMRGLRALVAASSDFLGVGFSPYNSLMHPAERDDPNAALGMEPIERASRAEIVALQESLLRAAVARAWESVPFYRRRWEAAGIRPGDIRTLDDFLRLPIVSKTDFDADLLAHPPFGSYQGNAQEQGAHKISIARIHASSGTTGDPRPILCTLNDVERIAQLSARRLRAQGVRPGDLLQVTLPYTLYIGGTIALEGAMALGAGVIPTGTGAMTHSRRQVEIAHRWRPTVLCATPSYALKLADTAAAMKLDPAKNFAFRMIYVTAEVLTPELRREVGERWNAEVFDNYGSVEAAASTYECAAHCGWHISEDAYIFETVDRVTDQPVAAGRDGVLLITTLFREAAPFFRYRVGDIVSIDSQPCACGRTFRRMSTVKGRADEMLKLRGISVYPTAIERVLRGFPELGLDWQLVVDNKLSAHEAVVEVEAVNGLTFAERTALANRVADHLKETIGVLPEVEIFDPGTLFPNPDDRAKVKTKRVIQRQSKPRSAPPLWTD from the coding sequence ATGGCAAGGCTGACGGATCAGACACTTCAGCCCAAAGCCCGCGCCATCCCAAAAACCGGGATGACGCGTCTACCAGAGCAAATGCGCGGGCTCCGAGCTTTGGTAGCCGCGTCAAGTGATTTTCTTGGCGTGGGGTTTTCTCCGTATAATTCTCTAATGCACCCAGCCGAGAGAGATGACCCCAACGCCGCGCTAGGCATGGAACCCATCGAGCGGGCCAGCCGCGCCGAGATTGTGGCGCTGCAAGAGTCGTTGCTGCGCGCGGCTGTCGCGCGCGCGTGGGAGTCGGTGCCCTTTTACCGGCGGCGCTGGGAGGCGGCGGGCATCCGGCCTGGCGACATTCGCACGCTGGATGATTTTCTGCGTCTGCCCATTGTCTCGAAGACGGACTTCGACGCGGACCTGCTTGCACATCCGCCCTTCGGAAGTTATCAAGGCAATGCACAAGAGCAGGGCGCCCATAAAATTTCAATCGCGCGCATCCACGCCAGCTCCGGGACCACCGGCGACCCGCGACCCATTCTCTGCACGTTGAACGATGTCGAGCGCATCGCGCAGCTCTCCGCGCGACGGCTGCGCGCGCAGGGCGTGCGGCCCGGCGACTTGTTGCAGGTGACGCTGCCTTACACGCTCTACATTGGAGGGACGATTGCTCTCGAAGGCGCGATGGCGCTGGGCGCGGGTGTCATCCCCACCGGCACGGGCGCGATGACCCACTCGCGGCGGCAGGTGGAGATCGCGCATCGCTGGCGGCCCACGGTGCTGTGCGCCACGCCGTCCTACGCGCTCAAGCTGGCCGACACGGCGGCGGCGATGAAGCTTGACCCCGCGAAGAATTTCGCGTTTCGCATGATTTACGTTACCGCTGAAGTGCTCACGCCAGAACTACGCCGCGAAGTGGGCGAGCGCTGGAACGCAGAGGTGTTCGACAACTACGGCAGCGTCGAGGCGGCGGCTTCCACTTATGAATGCGCCGCGCATTGCGGCTGGCACATCTCCGAGGACGCCTATATTTTCGAGACGGTTGACCGCGTTACCGACCAGCCGGTCGCGGCTGGTCGGGACGGCGTACTGCTGATCACCACGCTGTTCCGCGAAGCCGCGCCATTCTTCCGCTATCGCGTGGGCGACATCGTCTCGATTGACTCGCAGCCCTGCGCGTGCGGACGCACTTTCCGCCGCATGAGCACGGTAAAGGGCCGCGCCGACGAGATGCTCAAGTTGCGCGGCATCAGCGTCTACCCCACGGCCATCGAGCGCGTGCTGCGCGGCTTCCCTGAGTTGGGGCTGGACTGGCAACTGGTGGTGGATAATAAGCTCTCGGCCCACGAAGCGGTGGTGGAAGTGGAGGCGGTAAACGGCCTCACGTTTGCCGAGCGCACCGCGCTGGCCAACCGCGTCGCCGATCACTTGAAGGAGACCATCGGCGTGCTGCCCGAGGTCGAGATATTCGATCCCGGCACGCTGTTCCCCAACCCGGACGACCGCGCCAAAGTAAAAACCAAGCGGGTGATTCAGCGCCAGAGCAAACCACGCAGCGCGCCGCCGCTGTGGACGGACTAG
- a CDS encoding IclR family transcriptional regulator, with protein MPANKPIGESVSKMSSRAPRVPPRVNAVLRGLQILELLATENHPWSTTDIARKLKIPKSTTSYLLHTLLGRGYVRRDAAGYYRLTMKLVELSGQALRSLGVREAAQPVLRRLVAESETTAHLAVLDGAEAVYIERVPSPGFIQVNTWVGRRMPMHSTSVGKALAAYLSDEALESILAGRELERFTSKTIISPAKLKLELKKIREMGISVDDEENTPGILCVAAPIFSDGSSVGAGRAGREGSGRGEVVAAVSLTGPAQLTRGERLTLVIDRVKGAARQISQSLGGRGKGI; from the coding sequence ATGCCAGCCAACAAGCCTATCGGCGAGTCAGTGAGCAAAATGTCCAGTCGCGCGCCGCGCGTGCCCCCGCGCGTCAATGCCGTGCTGCGCGGTTTACAGATTCTAGAGCTGCTGGCGACGGAGAATCATCCGTGGAGCACCACGGACATTGCGCGCAAATTGAAGATTCCGAAGAGTACGACCAGCTATCTGTTGCATACGCTGCTGGGGCGCGGGTATGTGCGGCGCGACGCGGCGGGCTATTACCGGCTGACCATGAAGCTGGTGGAGTTGAGCGGGCAGGCGCTGCGTTCGCTCGGCGTGCGGGAGGCCGCGCAGCCCGTGTTGCGGCGTCTGGTCGCCGAGTCGGAGACTACCGCGCATCTGGCCGTACTCGATGGCGCCGAGGCCGTGTACATCGAGCGCGTGCCCTCGCCGGGCTTCATTCAAGTGAACACATGGGTGGGCCGACGGATGCCGATGCACTCGACCTCGGTTGGCAAGGCGCTGGCGGCGTATCTGAGCGACGAGGCGCTGGAGAGTATTCTGGCTGGGCGCGAACTGGAGCGTTTCACCTCAAAAACTATTATCTCTCCAGCGAAGCTGAAGCTGGAGTTGAAGAAGATTCGCGAGATGGGCATCTCGGTGGATGATGAAGAGAACACGCCGGGTATCCTCTGCGTGGCTGCTCCGATCTTCTCTGATGGATCTTCTGTGGGCGCCGGCCGTGCCGGCCGCGAAGGCTCTGGCCGTGGCGAGGTGGTTGCGGCGGTGAGCCTGACAGGCCCGGCGCAGTTGACCAGGGGCGAGCGGCTGACCTTGGTGATTGATCGCGTGAAGGGCGCGGCGCGCCAGATCAGCCAGTCGCTCGGCGGTCGCGGCAAAGGAATATAG
- a CDS encoding arginine decarboxylase, pyruvoyl-dependent, translating into MFLPKKLFLTKGVGRHREELTSFELALRSAGIAACNLVHVSSIFPAGCKLITRTAGLKHLSAGEVVFAVLAQNRTKEPHRLIAASVGLALPADRRQYGYLSEHHSFGQTDEEAGDYAEELAAEMLATTLDVDFDPDKSWDEKKEIYRISNKIVRTMNITQSAVGHKKGWWTTVISTAILLP; encoded by the coding sequence ATGTTTCTGCCGAAAAAATTATTTCTTACCAAGGGTGTGGGAAGGCATCGCGAGGAGCTGACCAGCTTCGAGCTGGCGCTGCGCAGCGCCGGAATCGCGGCCTGCAACCTGGTGCATGTCTCGAGCATCTTCCCGGCAGGCTGCAAACTGATCACGCGCACGGCTGGTTTGAAGCATCTCTCGGCCGGCGAGGTGGTCTTCGCCGTGCTGGCCCAGAATCGGACGAAGGAGCCGCATCGCCTGATCGCGGCCAGCGTAGGCCTGGCGCTGCCCGCCGACCGCCGCCAGTACGGTTATCTCTCCGAGCACCACTCCTTCGGCCAGACGGACGAAGAGGCTGGCGACTACGCCGAGGAACTCGCCGCGGAGATGCTGGCCACCACCCTCGACGTGGACTTTGATCCCGACAAAAGCTGGGACGAGAAGAAGGAAATCTACCGCATCTCGAACAAGATCGTCCGCACCATGAACATCACCCAATCCGCCGTCGGCCACAAGAAGGGCTGGTGGACCACGGTGATCTCCACGGCGATTTTACTGCCGTAA
- a CDS encoding four helix bundle protein: MELAAGCYKLTQLFPKAELFGLTSQIRRAACSIAANIAEGYGRGHRAEYLQFLRIAQGSLKELGTHLLIAVRVGISSSANVETLLLDCEIEGKQLGALIRSLQTIRISQSNTERSA; the protein is encoded by the coding sequence ATGGAATTGGCGGCGGGTTGTTACAAACTGACCCAACTATTCCCGAAAGCCGAGCTTTTTGGACTGACTTCGCAGATTCGCCGCGCCGCTTGTTCGATAGCCGCCAATATCGCCGAGGGCTATGGCCGTGGACATCGCGCCGAGTATCTCCAATTTCTTCGCATCGCCCAAGGCTCCCTCAAGGAATTGGGAACTCATCTGCTGATTGCAGTCCGCGTAGGAATTAGTTCCTCTGCAAACGTTGAGACGTTGCTACTTGATTGCGAAATCGAGGGAAAGCAATTGGGAGCGCTAATCCGTTCACTACAAACAATCCGCATATCTCAAAGCAACACCGAACGCTCCGCGTAA
- a CDS encoding inositol-3-phosphate synthase, producing the protein MPGMGAVATTFMAGVEAVRRGHAKPIGSLTQMGTIRLGKRTDKRAPMIKDFVPLAGLNDLVFGGWDIRSDNAYEIAANGGVLEQRDLDKEKKFLKGIKPMPGVFDQHYVKRLSGTHVKKGKNKMDLAKMVMEDIEKFSDKNKLDRMVMVWCGSTEIFLKPGKVHRSIEDFERGMKANDPGIAPSMIYAYAAIKMGIPYANGAPNLSADFPALNDLAKENAVPVCGKDFKTGQTLMKTILAPGLKARLIGLNGWFSTNILGNRDGEVLDDPGSFKTKEESKLSVLEHILQPNLYPDLYKDFTHLVRINYYPPRGDNKEGWDNIDIFGWMGYPMQIKVDFLCRDSILAAPLVLDLVLFLDLAKRTGMRGIQEWLSFYFKSPMHAPGLYPEHDLFIQLMKLKNTLRHLRGEELITHLGLEYYD; encoded by the coding sequence ATGCCGGGCATGGGCGCCGTCGCCACCACCTTCATGGCCGGCGTGGAAGCCGTGCGCCGCGGGCACGCCAAGCCCATTGGTTCGCTGACGCAGATGGGCACCATTCGTCTCGGCAAGCGCACCGACAAGCGCGCGCCCATGATAAAGGACTTCGTGCCGCTCGCCGGGCTGAACGATCTGGTCTTCGGCGGCTGGGACATCCGCAGCGACAACGCCTATGAGATCGCGGCCAACGGCGGCGTGCTGGAGCAGCGCGACCTCGACAAGGAAAAGAAGTTCCTGAAGGGCATCAAGCCCATGCCCGGCGTCTTTGACCAGCATTACGTCAAGCGGCTCTCCGGCACGCACGTCAAAAAAGGCAAGAACAAGATGGACCTCGCCAAGATGGTCATGGAGGACATCGAGAAATTCAGCGACAAGAACAAGCTCGACCGCATGGTGATGGTCTGGTGCGGCTCGACCGAGATTTTCTTGAAACCCGGCAAGGTGCATCGCTCGATTGAAGACTTCGAGCGCGGCATGAAGGCGAACGATCCCGGCATCGCGCCCAGCATGATCTACGCTTACGCCGCAATCAAGATGGGCATCCCCTACGCCAACGGCGCGCCCAACCTCTCCGCCGATTTCCCAGCGCTGAACGATCTGGCCAAGGAGAACGCCGTGCCCGTCTGCGGCAAGGACTTCAAGACCGGCCAGACGCTGATGAAGACCATCCTCGCGCCGGGGCTGAAGGCGCGGCTGATCGGCCTGAACGGTTGGTTCTCCACCAACATCCTGGGCAACCGTGACGGCGAAGTGCTGGACGATCCCGGCTCGTTCAAGACCAAGGAAGAAAGCAAGCTCAGCGTGCTCGAGCACATTCTCCAGCCGAATCTTTACCCCGATCTCTACAAAGATTTCACGCACCTGGTGCGCATCAATTATTATCCGCCGCGTGGCGACAACAAAGAGGGCTGGGACAACATCGACATTTTCGGCTGGATGGGCTACCCCATGCAGATCAAGGTGGACTTCCTGTGCCGCGACTCCATCCTCGCCGCGCCGCTGGTGCTCGACCTGGTGCTCTTTCTCGATCTCGCCAAGCGCACCGGAATGCGCGGCATCCAGGAGTGGCTCTCCTTCTACTTCAAGAGCCCCATGCACGCCCCCGGCCTCTATCCCGAGCATGACCTGTTCATCCAGTTGATGAAGCTGAAGAACACACTGCGGCATCTGCGCGGGGAAGAACTGATCACGCATTTGGGGCTGGAGTATTACGACTAG